The Nitrosomonas sp. sh817 genome includes a window with the following:
- a CDS encoding DUF2971 domain-containing protein, protein MMCNYPSHFYRYRSLSGEAAVYVEKIICHSELYFSKPSTFNDPFDCRPSFLFEASDKEKEQYCDNLHQKYSPDLNCEQRHQSVVSMLKDWESGPEVYKRVQQLHTKRITEEIGVLCFSSVKDDILMWSHYADSHRGICLEFDSSSEFFKNACQVKYLSERPRINPFRQNEGEMMEAALLSKADHWMYEQEWRLIHYTKGAGVYKFPPEALKGVILGAQISLSDKETVLGWIKNRTYPIKLYYSSPCNINFSLNIEEVKIDSKVSQRGRLGCRRKPNIN, encoded by the coding sequence ATGATGTGCAACTATCCTTCACATTTTTATAGATATAGAAGCTTAAGTGGTGAAGCTGCTGTGTATGTAGAGAAAATTATCTGTCACAGTGAACTCTATTTTTCCAAACCCTCAACTTTTAATGATCCATTTGATTGTCGCCCAAGTTTTCTGTTTGAAGCTTCGGATAAAGAAAAAGAGCAGTACTGCGATAATTTGCATCAGAAATACAGTCCGGATCTCAATTGTGAGCAGCGACACCAAAGTGTAGTATCAATGCTCAAAGATTGGGAAAGCGGTCCAGAAGTATACAAACGGGTTCAACAGCTGCATACAAAACGAATTACTGAGGAAATAGGGGTTCTGTGTTTTTCGAGCGTAAAAGATGATATTTTGATGTGGTCACACTATGCAGATTCTCATCGTGGAATATGTCTGGAATTCGATAGTTCTTCTGAGTTTTTCAAAAATGCTTGTCAGGTCAAATACCTTTCAGAACGCCCCAGGATCAATCCGTTTCGTCAAAATGAAGGCGAAATGATGGAAGCCGCACTGCTTTCCAAGGCGGATCATTGGATGTATGAGCAAGAATGGCGACTTATTCACTATACGAAAGGAGCGGGTGTTTATAAATTTCCACCAGAGGCATTAAAGGGTGTAATCCTTGGTGCACAAATCTCACTATCGGACAAAGAGACAGTGCTTGGATGGATTAAAAACCGAACTTATCCGATCAAGCTATATTATTCATCTCCGTGCAATATAAACTTTTCACTTAATATCGAAGAGGTAAAAATTGACAGCAAGGTAAGTCAGCGAGGTAGGTTGGGCTGCCGAAGAAAGCCCAACATCAACTAG
- a CDS encoding IS110 family transposase: MFYLGMDIAKAKLDCCLLLNEAGDKRKSKVIPNTKAGVSALLEWTAKQGVSAAQLHVVMDATGVYHEQAALALVDAGVMVSIINPAQVKDFGRGLGIRTKTDGVDSVVLAKYGALLKPAAWQPPSVEVRALQALLARRNAVADDLRRELNRQEKSEAIETPELIVQSIAQSIAFLEAELKRLQQAIDDHIDRHPGLKRDMVLLTSIPAVGERVGNNLLAIMHGNRFESAEQVAAYLGLVPVKRQSGSTVLGRARLSKAGPARVRAVLYMAAVIATQYNPHVKALYERLLARGKSKMSAIGAAMRKLVHLCFGVIKSQQPYHPNYPKIA; the protein is encoded by the coding sequence ATGTTTTATCTCGGTATGGATATTGCCAAGGCAAAATTGGATTGTTGCCTTTTACTTAACGAAGCAGGTGATAAACGTAAATCCAAGGTCATTCCCAATACTAAAGCAGGCGTGAGCGCATTGTTGGAGTGGACGGCCAAACAAGGTGTGTCGGCTGCGCAACTGCACGTGGTAATGGATGCCACTGGCGTATATCACGAGCAAGCTGCTTTGGCTTTAGTAGATGCTGGGGTAATGGTTTCGATCATCAATCCGGCACAAGTTAAAGATTTTGGTCGAGGCTTGGGGATACGCACTAAGACGGATGGTGTGGATAGTGTTGTACTGGCGAAATATGGAGCGCTGCTCAAGCCTGCGGCATGGCAGCCGCCATCGGTGGAAGTCCGTGCATTACAAGCACTACTAGCCCGGCGTAATGCGGTGGCGGATGATTTGCGCCGAGAATTGAACCGGCAAGAAAAGAGCGAAGCTATCGAGACGCCTGAACTGATTGTCCAGTCTATCGCTCAATCTATCGCCTTTCTTGAAGCAGAATTGAAACGGCTGCAACAAGCGATAGACGATCACATCGACAGGCATCCCGGTCTGAAGCGGGATATGGTTCTGCTGACCAGTATTCCGGCAGTAGGTGAGCGAGTGGGAAATAACCTCCTGGCGATCATGCACGGCAACCGTTTCGAATCTGCCGAACAAGTGGCAGCTTATTTGGGTTTAGTGCCCGTAAAACGGCAGTCTGGAAGCACGGTGCTGGGCCGGGCCCGATTGTCAAAGGCGGGCCCGGCGCGAGTACGCGCCGTGCTATACATGGCGGCAGTGATCGCCACACAATACAATCCGCACGTCAAGGCACTTTATGAACGGTTACTCGCCAGAGGCAAATCCAAAATGTCCGCTATCGGAGCTGCTATGCGTAAGCTGGTGCACTTGTGCTTCGGCGTTATAAAATCACAACAACCTTATCACCCAAATTATCCAAAAATTGCTTGA
- a CDS encoding type II toxin-antitoxin system RelE/ParE family toxin: MIKSFRHSGLEHYFLKGIRSGILVAHERRIQLILSRLHASTSPQDMDLPGLRLHKLTGKRKETWSVSVSGNWRITFEFDGKDAIAVNYEDYH, encoded by the coding sequence ATGATCAAAAGTTTCCGCCATTCTGGATTGGAGCATTATTTTCTGAAAGGAATAAGATCGGGCATTCTGGTCGCGCATGAGCGCCGGATTCAATTGATTTTGTCGCGGCTGCATGCATCCACTTCTCCTCAGGATATGGATTTGCCGGGATTGCGATTGCACAAATTGACAGGAAAAAGGAAGGAAACCTGGTCGGTCAGTGTCAGCGGAAATTGGAGAATTACATTCGAGTTCGACGGAAAAGACGCAATAGCTGTTAACTATGAAGATTATCATTGA
- a CDS encoding HigA family addiction module antitoxin: MKMHNPPHPGEVIKELCLEPLGLSVTDAAKALGVSRKTLSALLNGRSGISPEMALRLAKAFDTSAESWLNQQMQYDLWAAEQNLGELKVEKLVHVV, encoded by the coding sequence ATGAAAATGCACAATCCACCCCATCCTGGGGAAGTTATCAAAGAATTATGTCTGGAACCGCTTGGACTTTCCGTAACCGATGCGGCGAAAGCCTTGGGTGTCAGCCGCAAAACCTTATCGGCTTTATTAAATGGCCGATCCGGTATCAGTCCTGAAATGGCATTGCGATTGGCAAAGGCGTTCGATACTTCAGCGGAAAGCTGGCTCAATCAGCAAATGCAATATGATTTGTGGGCTGCCGAACAGAATCTGGGTGAGTTGAAAGTAGAGAAGCTTGTTCACGTTGTGTAG
- a CDS encoding DUF4160 domain-containing protein: MPEISRFLGIIIAMYYNDHAPPHFHAKYGDHVAAIAIDSGEIVEGRLPPRVLGLVQEWREYHRTELTEDWNLARARKALKPIEPLE; the protein is encoded by the coding sequence TTGCCTGAGATAAGCCGATTCCTGGGAATTATCATCGCGATGTATTACAACGATCACGCACCGCCGCATTTTCATGCCAAATATGGTGATCATGTTGCGGCGATCGCGATTGATAGCGGTGAAATCGTCGAAGGCCGTTTGCCGCCACGGGTTTTGGGTTTGGTACAAGAGTGGCGCGAATATCATAGGACAGAACTTACAGAAGATTGGAATCTCGCGCGAGCAAGAAAAGCATTGAAACCAATTGAACCGTTGGAGTGA
- a CDS encoding DUF2442 domain-containing protein, protein MLPKLREAKYQRDYRIWLKFADGVEGEVDLESELWGEMFEPLKDKLRFADFVLHNELETLVWSNGADFAPEFLYQKLCPDYRLKPQLEIGVSR, encoded by the coding sequence ATGCTACCAAAATTACGAGAAGCAAAATATCAGCGCGACTACCGCATCTGGCTCAAATTTGCTGATGGCGTTGAAGGTGAAGTCGATTTGGAAAGCGAATTGTGGGGGGAAATGTTCGAGCCATTGAAGGATAAGTTGCGATTCGCGGATTTTGTATTGCATAACGAACTCGAAACGCTCGTTTGGTCCAACGGAGCCGATTTTGCACCGGAGTTTCTTTATCAAAAACTGTGCCCTGATTATAGGCTTAAGCCTCAATTGGAGATCGGCGTTTCAAGGTAG
- a CDS encoding TIGR00645 family protein, with translation MQQNNHSTPSRRIPSIAYFLFLTRWLQLPLYFGLVLAQCVYVFHFWVELSDLIGAVLGNQSALQHILDTVTIKGADRPEKLTETAIMLVVLGLIDVVMISNLLIMVIIGGYETFVSRMNLEGHPDQPEWLSHVNASVLKVKLATAIIGISSIHLLKTFINAAAYDEKTLIAQTGIHLAFLLSAIAIAYCDRLISQVDRHPEA, from the coding sequence ATGCAGCAAAACAATCATTCCACGCCTTCCAGACGCATTCCTTCGATCGCTTATTTTCTGTTTCTGACCCGCTGGCTGCAACTGCCCTTGTATTTTGGGCTGGTATTGGCGCAGTGTGTATATGTGTTTCACTTCTGGGTTGAGCTGTCGGATTTGATCGGCGCGGTGCTGGGCAATCAAAGCGCATTGCAGCATATTCTCGATACGGTGACGATTAAAGGCGCAGACAGGCCCGAGAAGCTGACCGAAACCGCCATTATGCTGGTGGTGCTCGGGTTGATCGATGTGGTGATGATTTCGAATCTGCTGATTATGGTGATCATCGGCGGGTATGAAACCTTTGTTTCACGCATGAACCTGGAAGGTCATCCGGATCAGCCGGAATGGTTGTCACACGTCAATGCGTCGGTATTGAAAGTAAAACTGGCGACCGCGATCATCGGTATTTCGTCGATTCATTTGCTGAAAACATTTATTAATGCGGCCGCTTACGATGAAAAAACATTAATCGCGCAAACCGGCATTCATCTTGCATTTCTACTTTCCGCGATTGCGATTGCTTATTGCGACCGCCTTATTTCGCAGGTCGACCGGCATCCGGAGGCGTGA
- a CDS encoding porin produces MAFQRSAREALINSTNVMKGEAHGTQQPRAINLIGEGMSTAQRSNSLVQSINQRFPKLLAAVASSALLYVFFPGTTQAADPLQNFIKQSRLELGGWVNGGATFNPSQSGGYNGPVIFADQANRFQLNQFNLFLRRSVVSEGKTWDFGGRFDFMFGTDAIFTQAFGVPAFDVNTGEPMKRSNWDLDLCCNSSKTYGIALPQAYLETYVPVGNGLNVKLGHFYTPTGFETVPAPDNFFYTRAYTLNVGEPFTHTGMLANYTINKNWEILGGPLTGSANGGWDGGWDKQLGNWSGLAGFTWKSDSRTTTFHFSGTYGQVSSRSDEIWAFYNVVLQHKITPKTLLVLHHVYGEASGILLNNLKYTNVVQDAEWMSAIAHLYYDITDNLAIGARAEWYRDQDGFRNPSPFRIAAATNMVNGTAVSYAGNLSRVTITPADYYDFTVGLNWKAAKSLGLKAPLLQKLRVRPNIRYDRVDAYRAEAYRPFAGHKDQILFSLDFVLPF; encoded by the coding sequence ATGGCTTTTCAACGGTCTGCCAGGGAAGCGCTGATTAATTCAACGAACGTGATGAAGGGCGAGGCGCACGGAACGCAACAACCGAGAGCTATCAATCTGATAGGCGAGGGAATGAGTACCGCGCAACGAAGCAATTCGCTCGTGCAGTCAATTAATCAGCGCTTCCCTAAACTGCTGGCTGCTGTCGCAAGCAGTGCCTTACTTTATGTTTTTTTTCCAGGAACTACCCAAGCCGCCGATCCGTTACAAAATTTTATCAAGCAAAGCCGTCTGGAATTGGGCGGCTGGGTTAATGGCGGCGCAACCTTCAATCCAAGCCAATCGGGCGGATACAACGGCCCGGTGATTTTTGCCGATCAGGCGAACCGCTTTCAATTGAACCAATTCAACCTGTTTTTACGCCGCTCGGTCGTATCCGAAGGAAAAACATGGGATTTCGGCGGACGCTTCGACTTCATGTTCGGAACCGATGCCATTTTCACGCAAGCCTTTGGCGTGCCGGCCTTTGATGTCAATACCGGCGAACCGATGAAAAGAAGCAACTGGGATTTGGATTTGTGCTGCAACTCCTCGAAAACCTACGGTATTGCACTACCGCAAGCATATTTAGAGACCTACGTGCCGGTCGGTAACGGACTGAATGTCAAGCTTGGGCATTTCTACACCCCGACAGGCTTTGAAACCGTTCCCGCGCCGGATAATTTCTTCTATACCCGCGCCTACACCTTGAACGTCGGCGAACCTTTCACGCACACCGGCATGCTGGCTAATTACACCATCAATAAAAACTGGGAAATTCTGGGCGGACCGCTCACCGGCAGCGCCAACGGCGGCTGGGATGGCGGCTGGGACAAGCAATTGGGGAACTGGTCCGGACTCGCCGGTTTTACTTGGAAAAGCGACAGCAGAACCACCACGTTTCATTTTTCCGGAACCTACGGGCAGGTATCCAGCCGCAGCGATGAAATCTGGGCGTTCTACAACGTCGTGCTGCAGCACAAAATCACTCCGAAAACCTTACTGGTATTACACCATGTTTATGGCGAAGCAAGCGGGATACTGCTGAACAACCTTAAATACACCAATGTGGTTCAGGATGCCGAATGGATGAGCGCCATTGCGCACTTGTACTACGATATCACCGACAATCTGGCAATCGGTGCGCGCGCCGAATGGTATCGCGATCAAGACGGCTTCCGCAATCCGTCGCCGTTCCGGATTGCCGCCGCCACCAACATGGTCAACGGCACCGCGGTAAGTTACGCTGGCAATCTGAGCAGAGTCACCATCACCCCCGCCGACTATTATGATTTCACTGTCGGTTTAAATTGGAAAGCCGCTAAATCGCTAGGACTTAAAGCCCCGCTGTTGCAGAAATTACGCGTCCGCCCCAATATCCGCTACGACCGGGTCGATGCTTACCGCGCTGAAGCCTACCGGCCTTTCGCCGGCCACAAAGACCAGATTTTGTTTTCGCTGGATTTTGTGCTGCCGTTCTGA
- a CDS encoding PAS domain S-box protein: MKNLVSLLKRHDVFFSLLLISIFLVATGIYADRLHSRYSQRELHSSMLSRLSLLRANLEGKITSNAQLVQGLVASISVEPDLSQEKFAGLARHLFNEQSQLRNIGAAPDLVIRYMYPIQGNEAAIGLDFRKHPEQLDAVLQARRSGGLVLAGPLDLVQGGLGLIARIPVFTDDPETGNPAFWGVISAVIDIDRLYQASGLPDFTREFDIAIRGKDGLGKNGAVFFGTAQIFEQQPLLLDITLPTGSWQMAAIPKGGWSAANGEQLFFRLGLAVTGVLFLLPLIVIGKFHQKRLASEARLNALFEMSPVGIALNDYRSGKFLEVNDALLAPTGYTRAELLKMTYWDITPDAYLPDEKAQLSALDLKGYFGDYKKEYIRKDGSRYPVKLNGVVIYDASGRKLIWSIVEDITISTQAERAVLESKKKYQQLVEDIGDKFVIYSHKAHTGVLTYVTGGMEKIFGLNNTEVIGKSWDNLINWLPDSREQAYGVVSDMIAGKIDFFQFEMTFIHPNGLERTILASCHPATDEEGDIVIEGIVEDITERKTTEHALITARQEAERANKAKSEFLSRMSHELRTPMNAILGFSQLLEMEKLDALHLKYIKEIKNAGVHLLALIDDVLDLAKIESGRIDLKLEAVALAPLLEECMALTGLQAAKQAIVITHADCAGTVLRADRIRLKQVLVNLLSNAIKYNRAGGKAHIGCSNSDRPGFVQIRITDTGKGIAADKLAELFQPFNRLDAAYSGIDGTGIGLYLTRQLVESMHGRIGVDSKPDQGSTFWFELPVDSLPSHAAASAGLPPAAPLPSPRNKQVIVYVEDNAANVELIKQIMIHRPQTRLLTALTPDDGLELIRQHHPDLILLDINLPGMSGFEVLNRIRQLPACAATPVIAVTARAMPDDVETGLKAGFSAYLTKPLDIEQFLKTIDGFDQLRSNAKGNTD, translated from the coding sequence ATGAAAAACCTTGTTTCTCTACTCAAAAGACACGATGTCTTTTTCTCGCTGCTGCTGATCAGTATTTTCCTGGTCGCGACGGGAATCTATGCCGACCGTTTGCATTCCCGCTATAGCCAGCGTGAGTTGCACAGTTCGATGCTATCCCGGTTGAGCCTGTTGCGCGCCAATCTCGAAGGAAAAATCACCAGCAATGCGCAGTTAGTCCAGGGATTGGTCGCTTCCATTTCCGTGGAGCCGGATCTATCACAGGAAAAATTTGCCGGCCTGGCGCGGCATCTGTTTAACGAACAATCGCAACTGCGCAATATCGGCGCCGCACCTGATCTCGTTATTCGTTATATGTATCCGATCCAGGGCAATGAAGCGGCGATCGGTCTTGATTTCCGGAAACATCCGGAGCAACTCGATGCGGTGTTACAGGCGCGCCGCAGCGGCGGCCTGGTGCTGGCCGGCCCGCTTGACCTGGTACAAGGAGGACTCGGTTTGATCGCGCGCATCCCGGTATTTACGGATGACCCTGAAACCGGCAACCCGGCATTCTGGGGCGTAATTTCCGCAGTCATCGACATTGACCGGCTGTATCAAGCCAGCGGTTTGCCGGATTTCACCCGGGAATTCGATATCGCCATACGCGGTAAGGACGGATTGGGCAAGAACGGCGCGGTGTTTTTCGGCACCGCGCAAATTTTCGAGCAGCAGCCGCTATTGCTGGATATCACCTTGCCAACGGGTTCGTGGCAAATGGCGGCGATTCCGAAAGGCGGATGGTCTGCTGCAAACGGTGAACAACTTTTCTTCCGCTTAGGATTGGCTGTGACCGGCGTGCTGTTCCTGCTGCCCTTGATCGTCATCGGTAAATTTCACCAAAAGCGGCTGGCAAGCGAAGCCCGCCTGAATGCGCTGTTCGAGATGTCGCCGGTCGGGATTGCCCTCAACGACTACCGCAGCGGGAAATTTCTCGAGGTCAATGACGCCTTGCTGGCGCCGACCGGCTATACCCGAGCGGAATTGTTGAAAATGACTTATTGGGATATAACACCCGATGCGTATCTTCCGGATGAAAAAGCGCAACTGAGCGCCTTGGATTTGAAAGGGTATTTCGGCGATTACAAAAAGGAATATATCCGCAAGGATGGCAGCCGCTATCCGGTAAAACTCAACGGCGTCGTTATCTACGATGCTTCCGGGCGCAAACTCATCTGGTCGATCGTCGAAGACATTACGATCAGCACACAAGCCGAACGCGCTGTACTTGAAAGCAAGAAAAAATATCAGCAACTGGTCGAGGATATTGGCGACAAATTCGTCATTTACAGCCACAAAGCGCATACCGGCGTGTTGACTTATGTAACCGGCGGCATGGAAAAAATCTTCGGATTGAATAACACCGAAGTGATTGGCAAGTCCTGGGACAATCTGATCAACTGGCTGCCCGATTCGCGCGAGCAAGCCTATGGCGTGGTAAGTGACATGATTGCGGGAAAAATTGATTTCTTCCAGTTTGAAATGACATTCATCCACCCCAATGGCCTTGAACGAACGATTCTCGCATCCTGCCATCCTGCAACCGACGAGGAGGGCGATATCGTTATTGAGGGTATCGTCGAAGACATCACGGAACGTAAGACCACCGAACACGCGCTGATTACCGCGCGGCAAGAAGCCGAGCGCGCCAATAAAGCCAAATCCGAATTTCTTTCGCGCATGAGTCATGAACTGCGCACCCCGATGAATGCCATTCTGGGTTTCAGCCAGTTACTGGAAATGGAAAAGCTCGATGCATTGCATTTGAAATATATCAAGGAAATCAAAAATGCCGGCGTTCATTTGCTGGCGTTGATCGACGATGTGCTCGATCTGGCCAAAATCGAATCGGGGCGGATCGACTTGAAACTGGAGGCGGTTGCGCTGGCGCCGCTGCTGGAAGAATGCATGGCGCTCACCGGACTGCAAGCCGCCAAGCAAGCGATTGTGATAACGCATGCGGATTGCGCTGGCACCGTGTTGCGCGCAGACCGCATCCGCCTCAAGCAAGTGTTGGTTAATCTACTGTCCAACGCCATCAAATACAACCGCGCGGGCGGTAAAGCGCATATCGGCTGCAGCAATTCAGACCGCCCCGGTTTCGTCCAAATACGCATCACCGACACCGGCAAGGGGATCGCCGCGGATAAACTGGCCGAGCTTTTTCAACCGTTCAACCGTCTCGATGCCGCTTATTCGGGAATCGACGGCACCGGTATCGGGCTTTACTTGACGCGTCAGCTGGTGGAATCCATGCATGGCCGGATCGGCGTCGACAGCAAACCGGATCAAGGCAGTACCTTCTGGTTTGAGCTGCCGGTTGATTCTCTGCCCAGTCACGCCGCAGCGTCGGCCGGTTTGCCCCCAGCGGCGCCATTGCCGTCGCCGCGCAACAAACAAGTGATCGTTTACGTGGAAGACAATGCAGCTAATGTCGAATTGATCAAGCAGATCATGATCCATCGCCCGCAAACCCGGCTGCTGACCGCACTCACGCCGGATGACGGGCTGGAACTGATCCGGCAGCACCACCCGGATCTGATATTGCTGGATATCAATTTGCCCGGCATGAGCGGCTTCGAAGTATTGAATCGCATCCGGCAACTGCCGGCATGCGCCGCCACGCCGGTTATCGCGGTGACCGCCAGAGCCATGCCGGATGATGTCGAAACCGGCCTGAAAGCGGGTTTTTCCGCTTATCTGACCAAGCCTCTCGATATCGAACAGTTTCTGAAAACCATCGATGGCTTCGATCAACTTCGAAGCAACGCTAAGGGAAATACTGATTAA
- a CDS encoding CinA family protein: protein MQTHSGHFTWSHKISGPNQTIYDLAVKTGQNLAAHGWMLVTAESCTGGWTGQAITAIPGSSAWYERGFITYSNASKHEMLGVQQSTLDRYGAVSPQTATEMAAGALNRSRAHISVAITGIAGPDGGTAGKPVGMVCFGWAHRNGLARQETHYFNGNREAIRGQAVIIALQGILNLIDETPLTA from the coding sequence ATGCAAACGCATTCGGGGCATTTTACTTGGAGTCACAAAATTTCTGGCCCTAATCAAACCATTTACGATTTGGCGGTTAAAACCGGACAAAACCTCGCCGCTCATGGCTGGATGCTGGTAACGGCCGAGTCTTGCACCGGCGGCTGGACCGGACAGGCAATCACCGCGATCCCCGGCAGTTCGGCTTGGTATGAACGCGGCTTCATCACCTACAGCAACGCTTCGAAACACGAAATGCTCGGCGTGCAACAAAGTACGCTGGATCGATATGGCGCGGTTTCGCCGCAAACCGCAACGGAAATGGCAGCGGGTGCGCTTAACCGGAGCCGCGCCCACATCAGCGTAGCCATCACCGGCATTGCCGGGCCGGATGGCGGCACGGCCGGAAAACCGGTCGGGATGGTATGCTTCGGCTGGGCGCACAGAAACGGCCTGGCGCGGCAGGAAACACATTATTTCAACGGAAATCGCGAAGCCATCCGCGGCCAGGCGGTTATCATCGCATTGCAAGGCATCTTGAATCTGATCGATGAAACCCCGTTGACGGCCTGA
- a CDS encoding alpha/beta hydrolase yields MRMLSNFLIILLAAYLFLVLLVYWVQSYLVYFPDKQLSNTPGVFGLEYTSISIPTSDGETLHGWWVPVADSKGTVLLFHGNAGNISHRINYLTMFSKLGYNTLLLDYRGYGQSSGKPSESGTYLDAQAAWRYLTETKGIAPEHIVLFGESLGGAVAAWLAVKEKPGLLVLASAFTSIPELAAEFYPFLPVRWISHFEYNTLQALQAVHCPVFIAHSPQDDIVPFHHGQRLFQAAQEPKQFLELEGSHNTGFIFMQPVWKKTLGAFMNRHLTNQSKFIVD; encoded by the coding sequence ATGCGCATGCTCAGCAATTTTCTGATTATCCTGCTGGCCGCTTATTTATTCCTGGTACTACTGGTGTATTGGGTGCAGTCTTATCTGGTCTACTTTCCGGACAAACAGCTCAGCAATACGCCCGGCGTATTCGGATTGGAATACACTTCGATCAGCATCCCAACCAGCGATGGCGAAACCTTGCATGGCTGGTGGGTACCGGTGGCTGACTCCAAAGGAACGGTGCTGCTGTTCCACGGCAACGCCGGCAATATTTCTCATCGTATCAACTACCTGACGATGTTTAGCAAGCTCGGCTACAACACCTTATTACTCGATTATCGCGGCTACGGTCAAAGCAGCGGCAAACCGTCGGAATCCGGCACCTATCTGGACGCGCAAGCGGCCTGGCGGTATTTGACTGAAACCAAAGGCATTGCGCCGGAACACATCGTTTTATTCGGTGAATCGCTCGGCGGCGCGGTAGCCGCCTGGCTGGCGGTCAAGGAAAAGCCGGGGTTGCTGGTGCTGGCTTCGGCATTTACTTCCATCCCGGAACTGGCGGCGGAATTTTATCCTTTTTTACCGGTGCGCTGGATCAGCCATTTTGAATACAATACGTTACAAGCCTTGCAAGCAGTCCATTGCCCGGTTTTTATCGCGCATAGCCCGCAAGATGATATCGTGCCGTTTCATCATGGCCAGCGGCTGTTTCAAGCCGCTCAAGAACCCAAGCAGTTCCTGGAGCTGGAAGGCAGTCACAACACCGGCTTTATTTTCATGCAACCGGTATGGAAAAAAACATTGGGCGCGTTTATGAATCGTCATTTGACTAACCAATCAAAATTCATCGTTGATTGA
- a CDS encoding DUF2141 domain-containing protein: MNYRFFWKPLSWILSISLFIVFPAHSHAAEPVAIKPHEQPDACNPDIPQIRVTVNGVKSGGVLNVELYHDPDYFLFKKGRSRKVRTPAIKGQQKVCMNLIQSGTYAVAAYQDIDGNRKLRKQWNQLPLEPFGLSNNPVQRFGFPRFSDSAFTTGRLGADIAIDLKQPVDP; encoded by the coding sequence ATGAACTATCGATTCTTTTGGAAACCGCTATCTTGGATCTTATCCATTAGCCTATTTATAGTTTTTCCGGCGCATTCCCATGCCGCCGAACCTGTCGCCATCAAACCGCATGAGCAACCGGATGCTTGTAACCCCGATATTCCGCAAATCCGTGTAACCGTGAACGGCGTGAAATCGGGCGGCGTGCTCAATGTCGAGTTGTACCACGACCCGGATTATTTTTTGTTTAAAAAAGGACGATCACGGAAAGTCCGCACCCCGGCCATCAAAGGACAACAAAAAGTCTGCATGAACCTGATCCAATCCGGTACCTACGCCGTGGCGGCCTACCAGGATATCGACGGCAACCGTAAATTAAGAAAACAATGGAATCAGCTCCCGCTCGAGCCGTTCGGTTTATCGAACAATCCCGTGCAGCGCTTCGGTTTTCCCCGATTCAGCGATTCGGCTTTCACTACCGGCCGCTTGGGCGCGGATATCGCAATCGATCTGAAACAACCGGTTGATCCCTGA